One window from the genome of Cyclobacterium amurskyense encodes:
- a CDS encoding sulfatase family protein translates to MKKTSRIRSLKWVLMMCILVSFTKMTSYAQGEKPNIIYILSDDQSWNDYGFTGHPHIETPNIDKLAEEGHTFTRGYVTAPLCSPSLASIITGLYPYQHGITGNDPEFAFEGKRYSNDWQMARSRLYKDYLDEFQKHPTIPMVLKKLGYLSFQAGKWWGGNYKEGGFTHGMTHGDPSRGGRHGDVGLKIGREGMDPIFDFMDHAIDEDKPFFVWYAPFLPHSPHNPPDSLLQKYLPLAPTKSVAAYWAMCEWFDITVGQLLDRVEEKGLSENTLVVFVTDNGWIQDPNVPNKYVEGSKQAPQDMGIRTPIIYKWPGKIKPKMDHSNLTSSIDMAVTTMAAVGLDPLPDMQGINIMDKKTLKKRKVIYSQDFAHDMKGVNAKEETLESRILITSPWKIIVPGVANKDTQEVLLYDILKDPLEENNLADKHPEVVKKLTASLDNWWGK, encoded by the coding sequence ATGAAAAAAACAAGTAGGATTCGTTCTTTGAAATGGGTGCTCATGATGTGCATTTTGGTGTCATTTACCAAAATGACATCCTATGCCCAAGGAGAAAAACCCAACATTATCTATATCCTTTCGGATGATCAATCGTGGAATGACTACGGTTTTACGGGGCACCCACATATTGAAACGCCAAATATTGACAAGTTGGCGGAGGAAGGACATACATTTACCAGAGGCTATGTGACAGCACCACTTTGTAGTCCGTCTTTAGCCAGTATTATCACAGGCTTGTATCCCTATCAGCATGGGATTACCGGTAATGATCCTGAATTCGCATTTGAGGGAAAGCGTTACAGTAATGATTGGCAAATGGCCAGATCTAGACTGTATAAAGATTACCTGGATGAATTTCAGAAACATCCTACCATACCAATGGTTTTGAAAAAATTGGGATACCTTTCTTTTCAGGCAGGAAAATGGTGGGGCGGAAACTACAAAGAGGGTGGTTTTACGCATGGAATGACGCATGGTGATCCTAGCCGAGGTGGAAGACATGGAGATGTTGGGCTTAAAATAGGTCGTGAAGGAATGGATCCAATATTTGATTTTATGGATCATGCGATAGATGAGGATAAACCGTTTTTTGTATGGTATGCGCCCTTCTTACCTCATTCCCCACACAATCCACCGGATTCCTTACTCCAGAAGTACTTGCCTTTAGCACCTACCAAATCAGTTGCTGCTTATTGGGCCATGTGTGAGTGGTTTGACATTACGGTCGGGCAGCTCTTGGATAGGGTGGAAGAAAAAGGACTCTCTGAAAATACTTTGGTAGTCTTTGTCACGGACAATGGCTGGATACAGGATCCAAATGTGCCCAATAAATATGTGGAAGGTTCCAAACAAGCCCCTCAAGATATGGGTATTAGAACACCTATTATTTACAAGTGGCCGGGTAAAATAAAGCCCAAAATGGATCATTCCAATTTGACAAGTAGCATTGACATGGCGGTGACGACTATGGCTGCTGTAGGCCTAGACCCGCTTCCGGATATGCAAGGAATCAATATTATGGATAAGAAAACACTGAAGAAAAGAAAGGTGATCTACAGTCAGGATTTTGCCCATGACATGAAAGGAGTAAATGCTAAGGAAGAAACACTGGAGAGCAGAATTCTTATCACTAGTCCCTGGAAAATCATTGTTCCTGGCGTAGCCAATAAGGACACGCAGGAAGTTTTGCTTTACGATATTCTAAAGGATCCATTGGAAGAAAACAACTTAGCCGATAAACATCCTGAGGTAGTGAAGAAACTCACTGCTTCACTGGATAATTGGTGGGGTAAATAA
- a CDS encoding RNA polymerase sigma factor, translating to MTNIKTHSDQELLQLIREHQNHRAFEMLYQRHFDSVFGYVYKVMQDRETSEDVVQNIFISIWKKPPNLSHPTVLFYLIGAARNQIAKEIRKNKWSKEQLDFIKNTKGICSTDEYLEERETRKLLESGIQKLPAKCRNVFTLSRFSYLSNKQISEKLGISVFTVENHIKRALYLLRQSLEFIVICLVSWC from the coding sequence TTGACCAATATTAAAACCCATAGTGACCAAGAACTGCTACAGTTAATTAGGGAGCATCAAAATCATCGTGCTTTTGAGATGCTCTACCAGCGCCATTTTGATTCGGTATTTGGATATGTGTACAAGGTCATGCAAGACCGCGAGACATCCGAAGATGTGGTTCAAAACATTTTTATTTCCATATGGAAAAAACCACCAAACTTAAGTCATCCTACAGTACTATTTTACCTTATTGGTGCGGCAAGGAATCAAATTGCGAAAGAAATTCGAAAGAATAAATGGAGCAAAGAGCAGTTGGATTTCATTAAAAATACAAAGGGAATTTGCTCTACTGATGAATACCTTGAAGAAAGAGAGACCCGTAAGTTGTTAGAGAGCGGAATTCAAAAATTGCCTGCAAAATGTAGAAATGTGTTCACCCTCAGTAGGTTTAGTTATTTGAGCAACAAGCAGATTTCTGAAAAATTGGGGATTTCTGTTTTCACCGTGGAAAATCACATTAAAAGAGCATTGTACCTACTAAGGCAATCCTTGGAGTTTATAGTAATTTGCTTGGTCAGTTGGTGTTGA
- a CDS encoding SusC/RagA family TonB-linked outer membrane protein, translating to MEINLLKLLIMVSKRLLYAFLVQVIAMQFLMATTSKSQNLEDVSLSISVQSNTFKEVLGLIQEKTLFNFTYNQKVVKDKNRFTFSYEESNLKEVLQHLAQVTSFEFKRVNNTIYVKPGLESENNEGKVSELVSPAQDSDNAFVPINGTVVDESGNPIPGATVIIDGTTTGTVTDIDGKFSLNAEAGAVIKISFIGYKSQTFTVGNQTTFSITLMDDQAALEEVVVVGYGTQKKEDVTGAVSSVNQEAIKNLPVSSLDQKMVGQVAGVQIQQVSGAPGAGTSVKIRGSGSLGAGNEPLYVIDGMPYSSGMNQTLNPLMFIDPNNIESITILKDASSTAIYGSRGANGVIMITTKKGELDQTTINFSSMVGVQQVPQKGRPQLLDQREFAQFQRDRIDIGVRQTEGREPTLADYPEEYRNLDALSGKGTDWYDLVLQTAKIQDHNFSMQKGTKDSRINFSLGYFKQEGVLKHTGIERFSSNLGIESNVTNKLKIGASIQPTFIKQDRANTNLNRNDILGVSIWANPISTPYDANGNIKPYIVAPQSRFHSAWSFVNPLFALQEMKMQQNTFQNLGLAFAELEILPNLRFRSSLNTIFEVSKYEQYIPSSIGASNRPPTPGTGSSYNSRSNSFDWLIENTVNYDLTRGDHRINALLGYTTQKFTSNNISLGASPFPNDLITTINAAQSIDNWGEAINEWSMISYLGRVNYALKDKYLLTATFRSDGSSRFGNQNRFALFPSIAAAWRVSEEDFFQNINWVDEFKIRGSYGKSGNNNIGNYAHLASISAGSYVFGTNQVTASSVGLSNPFLTWEESNQFDLGLDFQFLESRLSLLIDLYRRESNNMLLNDVIPTITGFNSQTINQGNVRNMGLEIALGGSPYVGEFNWDVNANIAFNRNKVMSLNDNTVRILAGNNDGNPTHVSVVGKPIGQFYGFVLEGVYTPEDMDNPDIVKTPQVYEGNVKYKDVNGDGLINDVLDYTIIGNPHPDFIFGLTNNFAYKNIDLGIIVNGQSGGQVMNGLRQTTDNLQGFFNVDKDWENRWRSTENPGDGIHSGIPQVRPSWGHRVSSLWVEDASYVRISNLTVGYTLPGNFLERLKVVKGSRIYMSVQNLAMFTNYKGANPEGQAANQNNTLVPGFDMTSYPLSRTTSIGINLSF from the coding sequence ATGGAAATTAATTTACTAAAACTATTGATCATGGTATCAAAGAGGCTTTTATATGCCTTCCTTGTACAGGTGATTGCAATGCAATTTCTAATGGCGACCACCTCGAAAAGCCAAAATTTAGAGGATGTTAGTCTAAGTATAAGCGTTCAATCGAATACTTTTAAAGAGGTGCTGGGACTAATCCAGGAAAAAACCCTTTTTAACTTTACCTACAATCAAAAAGTAGTCAAGGATAAGAATCGATTTACCTTTTCTTATGAAGAAAGCAATCTAAAAGAGGTACTTCAGCACCTGGCGCAGGTTACATCATTTGAGTTCAAAAGAGTAAACAATACAATTTATGTAAAGCCCGGTCTTGAATCTGAAAATAACGAAGGCAAAGTTTCTGAACTAGTTTCACCTGCACAGGATTCGGATAATGCATTTGTACCTATCAATGGAACTGTGGTAGATGAAAGTGGCAACCCTATCCCCGGAGCAACGGTAATTATTGATGGTACCACCACCGGTACTGTCACTGACATTGATGGGAAATTCTCATTGAATGCAGAGGCTGGGGCGGTGATAAAAATCTCCTTTATAGGTTATAAAAGCCAAACCTTCACTGTAGGTAATCAAACTACTTTTTCAATCACCTTGATGGATGATCAAGCTGCCTTGGAAGAGGTGGTAGTAGTAGGATATGGAACTCAGAAAAAAGAAGATGTTACAGGAGCTGTTTCATCTGTAAACCAGGAAGCGATCAAAAATCTTCCAGTTTCTTCCTTGGATCAGAAAATGGTGGGACAAGTTGCAGGTGTTCAAATCCAGCAAGTATCTGGTGCACCTGGAGCAGGTACTTCAGTTAAAATCAGAGGGAGTGGATCCTTGGGAGCAGGCAATGAACCGCTCTATGTAATCGACGGAATGCCTTATTCTTCGGGGATGAACCAAACCCTAAACCCTTTGATGTTTATAGACCCAAATAATATTGAGTCTATTACTATTCTAAAGGATGCTTCTTCTACGGCCATTTACGGTTCCAGAGGTGCCAATGGAGTAATAATGATTACTACCAAAAAAGGTGAGCTTGACCAGACAACCATTAATTTTTCTTCCATGGTAGGTGTTCAACAAGTACCACAGAAGGGTAGACCACAACTTTTAGATCAAAGAGAATTTGCCCAATTTCAACGCGATAGAATTGATATCGGAGTTAGGCAAACTGAAGGAAGAGAACCTACCTTGGCGGATTATCCTGAGGAATATAGGAATTTGGATGCCCTATCAGGTAAGGGAACAGACTGGTATGATCTTGTTTTACAGACAGCTAAAATTCAGGACCATAATTTTAGCATGCAAAAAGGAACCAAAGATTCTAGAATTAATTTTAGTTTAGGTTACTTCAAGCAAGAGGGGGTATTGAAACATACCGGCATAGAAAGATTCAGTAGTAACCTGGGTATTGAAAGTAATGTCACCAATAAACTTAAAATAGGAGCGTCTATTCAACCTACCTTTATCAAACAAGATAGGGCCAACACCAATCTAAATAGAAATGACATTTTGGGTGTGAGTATTTGGGCCAACCCAATTTCTACTCCATATGATGCCAATGGAAACATTAAGCCATATATTGTAGCACCTCAAAGTCGCTTTCACTCGGCTTGGAGTTTTGTTAATCCTTTGTTTGCCTTACAGGAAATGAAAATGCAACAAAACACCTTTCAAAACCTTGGATTGGCATTTGCTGAGTTGGAGATTCTGCCAAATTTAAGATTTAGGTCCTCCTTAAATACAATATTTGAAGTGTCGAAATATGAGCAGTACATACCAAGCTCTATTGGTGCATCTAACAGGCCTCCTACGCCAGGGACAGGCTCCTCTTATAATTCCAGAAGTAACAGCTTTGATTGGCTGATAGAGAATACAGTAAATTATGATTTAACCAGAGGAGACCATAGGATAAATGCTCTACTTGGATACACTACCCAAAAGTTTACTTCCAATAATATTTCATTAGGAGCAAGCCCTTTTCCAAATGACCTTATAACCACCATTAATGCGGCTCAAAGTATTGATAATTGGGGAGAAGCAATCAATGAGTGGAGCATGATTTCTTATTTGGGAAGGGTGAATTATGCGCTGAAAGACAAATACCTATTGACAGCTACTTTCCGTTCGGATGGGTCTTCAAGGTTTGGAAATCAAAACCGCTTTGCCTTGTTCCCCTCTATTGCTGCAGCATGGAGAGTTTCTGAGGAAGATTTTTTCCAAAATATCAACTGGGTGGATGAGTTTAAAATTCGAGGTAGTTATGGTAAAAGTGGAAACAATAATATAGGTAACTATGCGCACCTTGCTTCCATAAGTGCTGGATCTTATGTATTTGGTACCAATCAAGTTACCGCTTCTTCAGTAGGGCTTTCCAATCCTTTTTTGACATGGGAGGAATCCAATCAGTTTGATTTAGGACTGGATTTTCAATTCTTGGAAAGCAGACTTAGTCTATTGATAGACTTGTATCGTAGAGAAAGCAATAATATGTTGCTGAATGATGTTATTCCTACCATAACAGGTTTTAATTCTCAAACGATCAATCAGGGAAATGTAAGAAATATGGGGCTAGAAATTGCCTTGGGTGGCTCACCATATGTTGGGGAATTCAATTGGGATGTGAATGCCAATATTGCATTCAATAGAAACAAAGTGATGTCTCTTAATGACAATACAGTTAGAATTCTTGCAGGCAATAATGATGGAAATCCCACTCACGTTTCTGTAGTAGGAAAGCCAATTGGGCAGTTTTACGGATTTGTGTTGGAAGGTGTGTACACTCCTGAGGATATGGACAATCCTGATATTGTAAAAACACCTCAGGTTTACGAAGGAAATGTGAAATATAAAGATGTTAATGGAGACGGTTTGATCAATGATGTGTTGGATTATACCATTATTGGAAACCCACATCCAGATTTTATTTTTGGACTCACCAACAATTTTGCTTACAAAAATATTGACCTAGGCATAATAGTCAATGGGCAAAGTGGCGGTCAGGTTATGAATGGTTTGCGTCAAACCACAGATAATCTTCAGGGATTTTTCAATGTTGACAAAGACTGGGAAAATCGTTGGAGGAGTACAGAAAATCCTGGAGATGGGATTCATTCAGGTATTCCACAAGTAAGGCCTAGTTGGGGACACAGGGTGTCAAGTTTATGGGTAGAAGATGCTTCCTATGTGAGAATATCCAATCTTACTGTGGGCTATACCCTTCCAGGTAATTTTCTGGAGCGTTTGAAAGTGGTAAAAGGATCAAGGATCTACATGTCAGTTCAAAATCTGGCCATGTTTACCAATTATAAAGGTGCCAATCCTGAAGGGCAGGCAGCTAACCAAAACAATACCTTGGTTCCAGGATTTGACATGACGTCTTATCCACTTTCCAGAACCACATCGATAGGTATTAATTTATCTTTTTAA
- a CDS encoding Gfo/Idh/MocA family protein, with product MKQSRRAFLKNSTLTVAGLGMMHSAYSGLPNFSTNDKINIGLIGARSKGFNILHHMMKTGQVNCLGICDVDQNVLEKRLVDIKDEFKQTPKGYGDFRQLLDNQEIDAVIIGTPDHWHCLITVYACQAGKDVYVEKPLANSIAECNVMVAAANKYNRVVQVGQQQRSGEVWNSAMQHIHSGGIGEIKKVNVWANFPYGMGSSKVPNQSVPEGLDYALWQGPAEKRAYNPNHVHGSWRHFWDYGGGLMTDWGVHLLDMALWAKKISHEPKTVLASAANYNMDTYYRETYEMMDVSYPMEDYMIHWSHTAGIQTGPYDKAYGVEFVGEKGVLLADRGDWSIRLGDKGESEKATLLAKEKFNFKGKSDMEIHVLNFLDCVRSRGVTNCPIETGRNVALYAHMGNIAARSGTQYLNWNEAAGKFNGNKVANQFIAPEYHGEWEFPKV from the coding sequence ATGAAACAATCTAGAAGAGCATTTCTAAAAAACAGCACTTTGACAGTAGCAGGTTTAGGGATGATGCACTCAGCTTATTCCGGTTTACCCAATTTTTCGACCAATGATAAAATCAATATTGGCTTGATTGGGGCTAGAAGCAAAGGCTTTAATATTTTACACCACATGATGAAAACGGGCCAGGTAAACTGCCTTGGGATTTGTGATGTGGATCAGAATGTTCTGGAGAAAAGATTGGTAGATATAAAAGATGAATTTAAACAAACGCCGAAAGGTTATGGAGATTTTAGGCAATTGCTTGATAACCAAGAAATAGATGCTGTTATTATTGGTACTCCAGACCATTGGCATTGCTTGATTACGGTGTATGCCTGTCAGGCAGGTAAAGACGTATATGTGGAAAAACCCTTGGCAAACAGTATTGCTGAGTGTAATGTGATGGTGGCCGCAGCCAATAAATACAATAGGGTTGTGCAGGTTGGCCAACAGCAAAGAAGTGGTGAAGTATGGAATAGTGCCATGCAACACATCCATTCAGGAGGAATTGGAGAGATTAAGAAAGTGAATGTTTGGGCCAATTTCCCTTATGGTATGGGTTCAAGTAAAGTACCTAATCAGTCGGTTCCGGAAGGATTGGATTATGCGCTTTGGCAAGGTCCAGCAGAAAAAAGAGCTTATAACCCCAATCATGTGCATGGTAGTTGGAGGCATTTTTGGGATTATGGAGGAGGCTTGATGACTGATTGGGGAGTTCACTTGTTGGACATGGCACTTTGGGCTAAGAAAATAAGCCATGAACCCAAAACTGTGCTTGCTTCTGCTGCCAATTACAATATGGATACTTATTACCGTGAGACTTATGAAATGATGGATGTGAGTTACCCTATGGAGGATTATATGATTCATTGGTCGCATACGGCGGGAATACAAACAGGTCCCTATGACAAAGCCTATGGGGTGGAATTCGTAGGTGAAAAAGGTGTTCTTTTAGCAGATAGAGGTGATTGGAGTATTAGGCTAGGAGACAAAGGAGAAAGTGAAAAAGCCACGTTATTGGCCAAGGAAAAGTTTAACTTTAAAGGGAAGAGCGATATGGAAATTCATGTGCTGAATTTCTTAGACTGTGTAAGAAGTAGAGGTGTTACCAATTGCCCAATCGAAACAGGTAGAAATGTAGCTCTTTATGCTCATATGGGAAATATTGCGGCCAGGTCTGGTACCCAATATTTGAATTGGAATGAAGCCGCTGGTAAGTTTAATGGGAATAAGGTAGCAAATCAATTCATTGCACCCGAATACCATGGGGAATGGGAATTCCCAAAAGTGTAG
- a CDS encoding RagB/SusD family nutrient uptake outer membrane protein, with product MKKLLYILVFLGMSSCSEDFLEIFPETTLNEGNFYQTQEEFILLANGCYVPMRNYEKDLHWVLAELISDNTSFQYNIRTGEAVRGVIDQFIITSDNRGYGQFWDLSYNGITRCNKLLAEIDREGVSWSNEAYKDRSEGEALFLRALYYFNLVRQYGGVPLVTTPITAQEAVNIDRSTEEQVYQQIISDLESATTHFSNATAVHEDGRANKYAAQALLGKVYLTQKNYTQAASVLKEVIDSGQYSLLPEYADLYDPSNPDFTETLFSIQYSENNRDLSNRFIFMFAPWSSEGEITNRPNISMVSAGWNIPTEDLVNAFEEGDKRKAVSINTWTGPDWDGEIRDLSYIGKFKPPVSAPDDRCGDNMPVLRYSDVLLMYAEALNGLGRTGEAIPFVEMVRNRAGLTDALNGYDQTSLQDLIMHERQVEFCFENQRWYDLKRSGKAVEVMSAHGVREKEMKPFLFDASFNITANKLLAPIPAEQILINRLEQNSGY from the coding sequence ATGAAAAAGTTACTATATATACTTGTCTTTTTGGGAATGAGCTCTTGTTCAGAGGATTTTCTAGAAATCTTCCCAGAGACGACTTTAAATGAAGGCAATTTCTATCAGACCCAGGAAGAATTTATCCTGTTGGCCAATGGTTGCTATGTACCCATGAGAAATTACGAAAAGGATTTACATTGGGTGTTGGCAGAATTGATATCAGACAATACAAGTTTCCAATACAATATCAGAACAGGTGAAGCAGTGAGAGGTGTAATTGACCAGTTTATCATCACTTCTGACAATAGAGGTTATGGGCAATTCTGGGACCTGTCCTATAATGGCATCACCCGATGCAATAAATTATTGGCAGAAATTGACAGAGAAGGAGTTTCTTGGTCAAATGAAGCCTATAAAGACAGATCAGAAGGAGAGGCCTTGTTCTTAAGAGCCCTCTATTATTTTAATTTGGTACGGCAATACGGAGGCGTTCCTTTGGTAACCACGCCCATTACAGCCCAAGAAGCAGTCAATATAGACCGATCAACTGAGGAGCAGGTTTACCAGCAAATCATCAGTGATCTGGAAAGTGCTACCACTCATTTCTCCAATGCTACGGCAGTTCATGAAGATGGTAGAGCCAATAAATATGCGGCTCAGGCACTTTTGGGTAAGGTTTACCTAACTCAGAAGAATTATACCCAAGCAGCAAGTGTTCTCAAAGAAGTGATTGATTCCGGTCAATACAGTCTACTTCCTGAATATGCGGACTTGTATGATCCTTCTAATCCTGATTTTACTGAAACGCTTTTTTCCATTCAGTATTCTGAAAATAACAGAGATCTTTCCAATAGGTTTATTTTTATGTTTGCCCCTTGGAGCTCTGAAGGAGAGATCACAAACAGACCGAATATAAGCATGGTGTCTGCAGGTTGGAATATACCTACTGAAGATCTTGTTAATGCTTTTGAGGAGGGTGATAAAAGAAAAGCTGTTTCAATCAACACCTGGACAGGACCCGATTGGGATGGTGAAATAAGAGATTTGTCCTATATTGGGAAATTCAAACCACCAGTTTCTGCCCCTGATGATAGATGTGGAGACAATATGCCTGTATTGCGCTATTCGGATGTTTTACTTATGTATGCAGAGGCTTTAAATGGCTTGGGCAGAACGGGAGAAGCCATTCCTTTTGTAGAAATGGTAAGAAATCGTGCTGGACTAACAGATGCGCTAAACGGATATGATCAAACAAGTTTACAAGACTTGATTATGCATGAACGTCAGGTAGAGTTTTGTTTCGAAAACCAAAGGTGGTACGACCTAAAGAGAAGTGGCAAAGCAGTGGAGGTTATGTCTGCTCATGGGGTCAGGGAAAAAGAAATGAAACCTTTCTTATTTGATGCTTCTTTCAATATTACAGCGAATAAATTATTGGCACCTATCCCTGCAGAGCAGATATTGATTAACAGATTGGAACAAAATTCGGGCTATTAA
- a CDS encoding 3-keto-disaccharide hydrolase, which yields MKNVISSFLLLLFIVVHSHGNTLSNNQLANPFLGMWGLEIEGGGVGWLHVHEDQGFLDAELLWIGGSVLPVSNVYLANENTLVVTRTNISKKSDERSHTITNTLRIEKTGNTLKGTMSGPRRNGEYVANFTGFPMPAMPAKPDLSKVVYGQPISLFNKKDLTGWELMNPKQKNGFKVENGILVNDPVQPENGKHISYGNIRTKQEFKDFNLKLEVNVPKGNNSGVYLRGIYEIQVVDSYGNDLDSHNMGALYSRIQPSQAAEKPAGEWQTMDITLVDRHVTVILNGKKIIDNQPAWGPTGGAMSADVLSAGPIYLQGDHGNVSYRNIILTPVK from the coding sequence ATGAAAAATGTCATAAGTTCATTTTTATTATTATTATTTATTGTCGTTCACAGCCATGGCAATACCCTTTCAAACAATCAGTTGGCCAATCCTTTTCTGGGCATGTGGGGTCTGGAAATTGAAGGAGGAGGAGTCGGATGGCTTCATGTGCATGAGGATCAGGGTTTTTTAGATGCTGAGCTCCTATGGATTGGTGGAAGTGTCCTGCCCGTATCCAATGTATATTTGGCAAATGAAAACACACTCGTAGTCACTAGAACCAATATTTCAAAGAAAAGTGATGAGCGAAGCCATACCATTACCAATACCCTTAGAATAGAAAAGACTGGAAACACTTTAAAAGGAACCATGTCAGGCCCACGAAGAAACGGAGAATATGTGGCAAATTTCACTGGGTTCCCAATGCCTGCCATGCCAGCCAAACCAGACCTTTCAAAGGTAGTTTATGGGCAACCCATTTCCTTGTTCAATAAGAAAGACCTAACAGGTTGGGAATTGATGAATCCCAAACAAAAAAATGGTTTCAAAGTAGAAAATGGAATATTGGTTAACGATCCGGTGCAACCTGAAAATGGTAAACACATATCTTATGGAAACATCCGTACCAAGCAGGAATTCAAAGATTTCAACCTCAAACTGGAGGTAAATGTACCCAAAGGAAATAACAGTGGTGTTTATCTAAGGGGAATCTATGAAATTCAGGTGGTAGACTCCTATGGAAATGACTTGGATTCGCACAACATGGGCGCATTGTACAGTCGTATACAACCTAGCCAAGCCGCAGAAAAACCAGCAGGCGAATGGCAAACAATGGATATCACATTAGTAGACCGACATGTGACGGTAATATTAAATGGTAAAAAAATCATTGACAACCAACCTGCTTGGGGACCTACAGGTGGAGCCATGAGTGCTGATGTACTATCTGCTGGCCCTATCTATTTGCAAGGGGATCATGGGAATGTAAGTTACCGAAATATCATATTGACACCTGTAAAATAA
- a CDS encoding FecR family protein, with amino-acid sequence MVLPYITLWSFMQLKQLIKWANKYRSGKLDPERNGQFDSLLDELAHLGKAPSQNEINASKLNIWKKIESKGKPKSAGKSVYLVVRKFAAVLLFFAFIGLAVWEMSNLQAEIPMLVKRTDQGMRSTVTLSDGSKVRLNENSSLEFPETFAKELRVVHLNGEAFFDIKPNPEKPFKVVTETSEVTVLGTSFNVNTHFQPEITVTSGRVKVANLKSNEGVELNPGQQAIVNTDQIQVNEVNPDFFIGWHTRKLVFEEETVASVFSILERAYGVSIEVNMPQKEIECVITGAYTGERIETILLGLRHILDFEYQTDISTKTINIDLKNCK; translated from the coding sequence ATGGTACTTCCCTATATAACCCTTTGGAGTTTTATGCAGTTGAAGCAATTAATTAAGTGGGCAAATAAATACAGGTCAGGGAAGTTAGATCCTGAAAGGAATGGTCAATTTGATTCTTTACTAGATGAATTGGCACATTTGGGTAAAGCTCCTTCCCAAAATGAAATAAATGCATCAAAATTAAACATTTGGAAAAAAATAGAATCCAAAGGGAAGCCAAAATCCGCAGGCAAGAGCGTATACTTGGTGGTTAGAAAATTTGCTGCCGTACTTTTATTTTTTGCTTTCATAGGCTTGGCCGTATGGGAAATGTCAAATTTACAAGCTGAAATCCCGATGCTAGTGAAGAGAACCGATCAAGGGATGCGATCAACCGTTACCTTATCAGATGGCAGTAAGGTGCGTTTAAATGAAAATAGTAGCCTTGAATTTCCAGAAACTTTTGCTAAAGAGTTGCGCGTAGTTCATTTGAATGGGGAAGCTTTTTTTGATATCAAGCCAAATCCTGAGAAACCCTTTAAAGTGGTTACGGAAACCTCAGAGGTAACTGTTTTAGGAACCTCCTTTAATGTGAATACACACTTTCAACCTGAGATCACAGTAACTAGCGGTAGGGTTAAAGTTGCCAATTTGAAATCCAATGAAGGGGTTGAACTAAATCCAGGGCAACAGGCCATTGTAAATACCGATCAAATCCAGGTGAATGAAGTGAACCCAGATTTCTTTATTGGTTGGCATACTAGAAAATTGGTATTTGAGGAGGAGACAGTGGCATCTGTTTTTTCAATTTTGGAGCGTGCATATGGTGTCAGTATTGAAGTGAATATGCCACAAAAAGAAATTGAATGTGTGATCACTGGAGCTTATACTGGAGAGCGGATAGAAACGATCTTACTGGGATTGCGGCACATTTTGGATTTTGAATACCAAACAGATATAAGTACCAAAACAATTAATATAGATCTTAAAAATTGTAAATAA